A portion of the Acidobacteriota bacterium genome contains these proteins:
- the rpsK gene encoding 30S ribosomal protein S11: MAKTQAADAATPEGAKGKSKAGKPKKAFKKRGEKRVVHHGFAHIQASFNNTVITITDTEGNVIAWSSSGGIGFKGSRKGTPFAATQAAMSAGNVAKTYGLRSLEVRIKGPGAGRESAIRALQTVGIDVKSIRDVTPIPHNGCRPSKRRRV, from the coding sequence ATGGCCAAGACCCAAGCAGCAGACGCCGCCACGCCTGAAGGCGCCAAAGGCAAATCCAAGGCAGGCAAGCCCAAGAAGGCGTTCAAGAAGCGCGGCGAAAAGCGCGTGGTGCACCACGGTTTCGCCCACATCCAGGCGTCGTTCAACAACACGGTGATCACCATCACGGATACCGAAGGCAACGTGATTGCCTGGTCGAGTTCGGGTGGCATCGGCTTCAAGGGGTCGCGCAAGGGCACGCCGTTTGCGGCCACCCAGGCCGCGATGTCGGCGGGCAACGTGGCGAAGACCTACGGCCTGCGGTCGCTTGAAGTGCGCATCAAAGGACCCGGCGCCGGCCGTGAGTCGGCGATTCGCGCCCTGCAGACGGTGGGCATTGATGTGAAATCGATTCGCGACGTGACGCCGATTCCGCACAACGGGTGCCGCCCGTCCAAGCGCCGGCGCGTCTGA
- the rplQ gene encoding 50S ribosomal protein L17 encodes MRHRVAHRKLGRVTEHRIAMLRNQASDLIKYGHITTTVARGKELRPFVERLITLAKRSLGDEPSSPKGVTARRAVAMDIVDKAVVKTLFTTIAPRYADRKGGYTRLRRAGYRRGDSAEIAEIELLGSEFDPNAEAAKTKSAEADKPKKTSVGGRIRQALTGGRSKADGAGGAKADKQAKGGKRVTTPRKAGGA; translated from the coding sequence ATGCGTCATCGGGTAGCACATCGAAAACTCGGCCGGGTTACTGAACACCGGATCGCCATGCTTCGCAATCAGGCCTCCGACCTGATCAAGTACGGGCACATCACCACGACCGTGGCGCGGGGCAAGGAACTGCGCCCGTTCGTCGAGCGGCTCATCACGCTGGCCAAGCGCAGTCTCGGCGACGAGCCGAGCTCGCCCAAAGGCGTGACCGCGCGACGAGCCGTGGCCATGGACATCGTGGACAAGGCGGTGGTCAAGACGCTGTTCACGACCATTGCGCCCCGTTATGCGGATCGCAAGGGCGGCTACACGCGCCTGCGTCGTGCCGGGTACCGGCGCGGCGACAGTGCGGAAATTGCGGAAATCGAACTGCTCGGCAGCGAGTTCGATCCGAATGCGGAGGCCGCGAAGACGAAGTCGGCCGAAGCGGACAAGCCGAAGAAGACCTCGGTGGGCGGCCGTATCCGTCAGGCACTGACGGGCGGACGTTCGAAAGCCGATGGCGCCGGCGGCGCCAAGGCCGACAAGCAGGCCAAGGGCGGCAAGCGTGTCACCACGCCGCGCAAGGCCGGCGGCGCGTAG
- the rpmJ gene encoding 50S ribosomal protein L36, translating into MKVRASVKRICVKCKIVRRQGVVRVICPNQKHKQRQG; encoded by the coding sequence ATGAAGGTACGAGCATCGGTGAAACGAATTTGTGTCAAGTGCAAGATCGTGCGGCGGCAGGGTGTCGTGCGCGTGATCTGCCCGAATCAGAAGCACAAGCAGCGTCAGGGATAA
- the rpsM gene encoding 30S ribosomal protein S13, with the protein MARISGVDLPRTKRIEIGLTYIYGIGRKRATDILVAAEVSGDIRVKDLSEDDVRKISRVIEEQGRVEGDLRKEVSMNIKRLVEIGSYRGSRHRRNLPVRGQRTRTNSRTRKGPRKGAVARKKTE; encoded by the coding sequence ATGGCACGAATTTCAGGCGTCGACCTTCCGCGCACGAAGCGGATCGAGATTGGACTCACGTACATCTACGGCATCGGGCGGAAACGCGCGACCGACATTCTTGTCGCGGCCGAGGTGAGCGGCGACATCCGGGTGAAGGACCTGTCGGAAGACGACGTCCGCAAGATCAGCCGGGTCATCGAGGAGCAGGGGCGCGTCGAGGGCGACCTGCGCAAGGAAGTCTCGATGAACATCAAGCGGTTGGTGGAAATCGGCAGCTATCGCGGCTCGAGGCATCGGCGCAACCTGCCGGTCCGTGGCCAGCGCACGCGCACGAATTCCCGCACACGGAAGGGTCCGCGCAAAGGCGCGGTTGCCCGTAAGAAGACAGAGTAG
- the rpsD gene encoding 30S ribosomal protein S4 — protein MARYIGPVCRLCRREGMKLFLKGERCYTEKCAIEKRNVPPGQHGPSRRRAKVAGYGIQLREKQKVKRTYGVLENQFRRYFEAADRQKGVTGELLLQSLERRLDNVIYRVGFSTSRAQARQLVRHGHFLVNGKKVDIPSYAVRQGDTIAVRQGSVENASIKHAMEEVKGRGVPEWLTIDASGSAARISSLPTRQQINLPVQEQLIVELYSK, from the coding sequence ATGGCGAGATATATCGGACCGGTTTGCCGGTTGTGCCGGCGAGAGGGCATGAAGCTCTTCCTCAAGGGCGAACGTTGCTACACGGAGAAGTGCGCGATCGAGAAGCGCAATGTGCCTCCGGGCCAGCATGGCCCCTCGCGGCGTCGGGCGAAGGTGGCCGGCTACGGCATCCAGCTGCGCGAGAAGCAGAAGGTCAAGCGCACTTACGGCGTGCTCGAGAACCAGTTCCGCCGCTACTTCGAAGCGGCCGACCGGCAGAAGGGCGTGACGGGCGAGTTGCTCCTGCAGTCGCTCGAACGCCGGCTCGACAACGTCATCTACCGGGTGGGGTTCTCCACCTCGCGTGCCCAGGCACGGCAGCTGGTGCGCCATGGTCACTTTCTGGTGAACGGCAAAAAGGTGGACATCCCGTCGTACGCAGTGCGCCAGGGCGACACGATCGCCGTGCGCCAGGGCAGCGTCGAGAACGCGTCCATCAAACACGCGATGGAAGAGGTCAAGGGCCGCGGCGTGCCCGAGTGGCTGACCATTGATGCGTCCGGCTCTGCCGCGCGCATTTCGTCGCTGCCGACACGCCAGCAGATCAATCTGCCGGTGCAGGAACAGCTGATCGTCGAGTTGTATTCGAAGTAA
- a CDS encoding lytic murein transglycosylase has product MPTRFRLALLVGAVAVLTVLLTPGAAQEPLPAPQPDFGAWLDGVRAEAVQRGISAATIDRAFTGLEIEPVVVARDRAQPEQVQSLDAYLKQRLSRRTLASANAMHDKYQAVLKRVEARYGVPRETLVAIWGIESNFGQFTGSRPVITALATLAFDTRRPTLFRAELFHALTILDQGHITIDELKGSWAGAMGQPQFMPSSYLRHAVDFDEDGRADIWNTQADVFASIANYLKNAGWTKGERWGRQVRVSRAVLDRIERQVPMRASGCRAVREMTQARPLSQWAKLGVLQANGRPLPTAAMDASLVRGVNQHFLVYRNYHALIDYNCSNSYAISAGVLSDKVH; this is encoded by the coding sequence ATGCCCACACGTTTCCGCCTTGCCCTGCTCGTGGGAGCGGTGGCCGTCCTGACCGTGCTCCTGACGCCTGGCGCCGCGCAGGAGCCGCTGCCGGCGCCGCAGCCAGACTTCGGCGCGTGGCTTGATGGCGTGCGCGCTGAGGCCGTCCAGAGGGGCATCAGCGCTGCCACCATTGACCGGGCGTTCACCGGCCTTGAGATCGAGCCCGTCGTGGTGGCTCGGGACCGCGCCCAACCTGAACAGGTGCAGAGCCTGGATGCGTACCTGAAGCAGCGTTTGTCGCGACGGACGCTCGCGTCAGCCAACGCGATGCATGACAAGTATCAGGCGGTGCTCAAGCGGGTTGAGGCGCGCTATGGCGTTCCACGCGAAACCCTCGTGGCGATCTGGGGCATCGAATCCAACTTCGGCCAGTTCACCGGCTCACGACCGGTCATCACAGCTCTGGCGACGCTCGCCTTCGACACGCGGCGCCCCACGCTCTTTCGCGCCGAGCTGTTTCACGCGCTGACCATCCTCGATCAGGGGCACATCACCATCGATGAGCTCAAGGGCTCGTGGGCGGGCGCCATGGGCCAGCCGCAGTTCATGCCGTCGAGTTACCTCAGACACGCGGTGGACTTCGACGAAGACGGACGCGCCGACATCTGGAACACGCAAGCGGACGTGTTCGCGTCGATTGCCAACTACCTGAAAAACGCCGGCTGGACGAAGGGTGAACGATGGGGACGGCAGGTCAGGGTCAGCCGGGCGGTCCTGGATCGCATCGAACGGCAAGTGCCCATGCGTGCATCAGGATGCCGCGCGGTCAGGGAGATGACCCAGGCCAGGCCGCTCAGCCAGTGGGCGAAGCTCGGTGTGCTGCAGGCCAACGGGCGTCCGCTGCCCACCGCCGCGATGGACGCGTCGCTCGTGCGCGGCGTCAATCAGCACTTCCTCGTCTATCGCAACTACCACGCGCTCATTGATTACAACTGTTCCAACTCCTATGCCATTTCGGCGGGGGTGCTGTCCGATAAAGTCCATTAG
- the ilvA gene encoding threonine ammonia-lyase, which produces MLAPTLSDFVAARARMEPHVKHTPLLTSRVLSERTGFDVRLKAELFQRTGSYKIRGPLNKFPFLTDEQKRRGVICSSAGNHAQGVALAAKIHGIRAVVAMAENATPSKIAATKGYGAEVVLHGRIWDEANEKALELVASEGLTYIHPFDDDQLIMGQGTVGLEIVQDWADVDVVVVPIGGGGLISGVSMALKAHNPKIRVIGVESSGAPGMQRSVAEGHLVTLDKVDCIIDGLRVKRVGTRNFEIVRQFVDEIVSLPDEQIFDAVLWVMHYAKLVPEGAAAAPVAALLQGLINVPPGSRVVCILSGGNINLDQLKGKSWN; this is translated from the coding sequence ATGCTTGCCCCCACACTCTCCGATTTTGTTGCCGCGCGCGCGCGGATGGAACCGCACGTCAAACACACGCCGCTGCTGACCTCGCGTGTGTTGTCGGAACGCACCGGATTCGACGTGCGCCTCAAGGCCGAATTGTTTCAGCGCACCGGGTCGTACAAGATTCGTGGTCCGCTCAACAAGTTTCCGTTTCTCACTGATGAGCAGAAGCGTCGCGGCGTGATTTGTTCGTCCGCGGGAAACCACGCGCAGGGCGTGGCGCTGGCGGCAAAGATCCACGGCATCCGCGCCGTGGTGGCGATGGCAGAGAATGCGACGCCGTCCAAAATCGCAGCGACAAAAGGTTATGGAGCCGAGGTCGTCCTGCATGGCCGCATTTGGGATGAGGCCAACGAGAAGGCTCTCGAACTGGTGGCGAGCGAGGGGCTCACCTACATCCATCCGTTTGATGACGACCAGCTGATCATGGGGCAGGGGACCGTCGGCCTCGAGATTGTGCAGGACTGGGCGGATGTTGATGTGGTCGTTGTGCCGATTGGCGGAGGCGGGTTGATCTCTGGTGTCTCCATGGCGCTCAAAGCGCACAACCCGAAGATCCGCGTCATCGGCGTGGAGTCATCAGGGGCCCCGGGCATGCAGCGCAGCGTCGCTGAGGGGCACCTCGTCACGCTCGACAAGGTGGACTGCATCATCGACGGCCTGCGCGTGAAGCGCGTCGGCACCCGTAACTTCGAGATTGTCCGGCAGTTTGTGGACGAAATCGTCTCGCTCCCCGATGAGCAGATCTTTGACGCGGTGCTGTGGGTGATGCACTACGCGAAGCTGGTGCCGGAAGGCGCGGCCGCTGCCCCCGTTGCCGCGCTGCTCCAGGGGCTGATCAACGTTCCGCCCGGCTCACGCGTCGTCTGCATCCTCAGCGGAGGCAACATCAACCTCGATCAGCTGAAGGGCAAGAGCTGGAACTGA
- a CDS encoding DNA-directed RNA polymerase subunit alpha produces MLWKGFQRPKRLDFERETLTDRFGRFTAQPFERGFGTTVGNAMRRVLLSSIEGAAVTAVKIEGVQHEFSPIQGVVEDATDLILNLKQIPLKVHTDQAKTLTLRVTKAGEVRARDIQVDSDVEILEPDAHIATVSEGGKLEMELRIKRGRGYVSADKNFDEDLGIGWIPMDSVHSPIKKVNYVVEAARVGQTTDYDKLTLEVWSNGAVTPRDAVSLAAKLIRDHFTIFVSLEDLGESALDAAGDQPMTSGNEHLDKSVEELELSVRSYNCLKNANIRTIRELVQKSEGEMLKTKNFGRKSLNEIKEILTTMGLSLGMRLDQSGSGE; encoded by the coding sequence ATGTTGTGGAAAGGTTTTCAACGGCCCAAGCGGCTGGACTTTGAGCGCGAGACCCTGACGGACCGGTTTGGCCGGTTCACGGCGCAGCCCTTCGAGCGTGGCTTCGGCACGACCGTTGGTAATGCGATGCGTCGCGTGCTGCTGTCGTCGATCGAAGGCGCAGCGGTGACGGCGGTCAAGATCGAGGGCGTGCAGCACGAGTTCTCGCCGATTCAGGGCGTGGTCGAGGACGCGACCGACCTGATCCTGAACCTCAAGCAGATCCCCCTCAAGGTGCACACTGACCAGGCCAAGACGCTCACGTTGCGCGTCACCAAGGCCGGCGAAGTGCGTGCGCGCGACATCCAGGTGGACAGCGACGTGGAAATCCTGGAACCGGATGCCCACATCGCCACCGTGAGTGAAGGCGGCAAGCTGGAGATGGAACTGCGGATCAAGCGCGGCCGCGGCTACGTCTCGGCCGACAAGAACTTCGACGAGGATCTGGGCATCGGCTGGATTCCGATGGACTCGGTGCACTCGCCGATCAAAAAGGTCAATTACGTGGTGGAAGCCGCGCGTGTCGGTCAGACCACCGACTACGACAAGCTCACGCTTGAAGTGTGGTCGAATGGCGCCGTGACGCCGCGTGACGCCGTGTCACTGGCGGCCAAGCTCATTCGCGACCACTTCACCATCTTCGTGAGTCTCGAAGACCTCGGGGAGTCGGCGCTTGACGCGGCCGGCGACCAGCCAATGACCTCGGGCAACGAGCACCTCGACAAGAGTGTCGAGGAGCTGGAGTTGTCGGTGCGTTCGTACAACTGCCTCAAGAACGCGAACATCCGCACGATTCGCGAGCTGGTGCAGAAGAGCGAAGGCGAGATGCTCAAGACGAAGAACTTCGGGCGCAAGTCGCTCAACGAAATCAAGGAAATCCTCACCACCATGGGCCTGAGCCTGGGCATGCGCCTGGATCAATCGGGTTCGGGCGAGTAG
- the map gene encoding type I methionyl aminopeptidase, translated as MRAANRLVAQVLEALESAVAPGVTTADLDAAAERMVRDGGAVPAFKGYRGFPATLCTSVNTQVVHGIPSPKVVLADGDIVSIDIGVKLDGFYGDSAVTVPVGVVPARTQELLKVTRESLERGIAEVKVGGRLSDVSHAVQKWVEAHGFSVVREFVGHGIGEQLHEEPPIPNFGQPGRGPKLAVGMVLAIEPMVAMGRPEVKVLGDGWTAVTKDGSLAAHFEHTVAVSEDGPLILTARTVSAGVVAAAR; from the coding sequence ATGCGGGCCGCCAATCGGCTGGTGGCCCAGGTGCTGGAAGCGCTCGAATCGGCGGTGGCGCCTGGAGTGACGACCGCGGACCTGGACGCAGCGGCCGAGCGGATGGTACGGGATGGTGGCGCAGTGCCGGCGTTCAAGGGGTATCGCGGGTTTCCCGCCACCCTGTGCACGTCGGTGAACACGCAGGTGGTGCACGGGATTCCGTCACCGAAGGTGGTGCTGGCCGACGGCGACATCGTGTCGATTGACATCGGAGTCAAGCTCGACGGGTTTTACGGCGATTCCGCCGTGACGGTGCCGGTGGGTGTGGTGCCGGCGCGCACGCAGGAGTTGTTGAAGGTCACGCGCGAGTCGCTCGAGCGTGGCATCGCCGAAGTCAAGGTCGGCGGGCGGTTGTCGGACGTGAGTCACGCCGTGCAGAAGTGGGTGGAAGCGCACGGGTTTTCAGTGGTGCGCGAGTTCGTGGGGCACGGGATTGGCGAGCAGCTGCACGAAGAGCCGCCCATTCCGAACTTCGGGCAGCCCGGACGAGGGCCCAAGTTGGCCGTCGGGATGGTGTTGGCGATTGAGCCGATGGTGGCGATGGGGCGACCCGAGGTGAAGGTGCTGGGCGACGGCTGGACAGCCGTCACCAAGGATGGCAGCTTGGCCGCGCACTTCGAGCACACGGTGGCCGTGAGCGAAGACGGGCCGCTCATCCTGACCGCACGGACGGTGTCGGCGGGAGTGGTGGCGGCCGCGCGGTAG
- a CDS encoding ABC transporter permease produces the protein MRPVTSRMIILRSVIIEAFANLSARRMQAALSAFGIATGIAAVVLLVSIVSGIHRMALQQINAAGANVVSVFAQEDPANTEPDSAQIVLYASDAEAVLRASPYYDLAVALNGTNATVRGVAVQDRNFVMNQATGQFVQMRGPRAYSAQIRGITDGGFEVLGLRLANGRLPTPLEFTDGARLVVLGPAAAEQVFGKTDPVGQNVILGDWPFRVIGVLAWLGEPTGEFRNFNDRMMYMPFQTVASVFRGNQVATQLSLRVKTPGTEAAAVADVRGLLTRRAALLGKTSGHYEFRNAAERMAEFTLVVNGLKLAVGLVGGIGLFVGAVGVANVLLVSVRERTQEIGVRRAIGARKQDVFLGFLVEALALTVGGGAIGILMAWLLTQVARLFPIPQGAEPHISVFTAFVAVSLLALVGIIAGVGPARRAAAIDPAEAIRAD, from the coding sequence ATGCGCCCCGTGACCTCGCGGATGATCATTCTGCGTTCGGTCATCATCGAGGCGTTTGCGAATCTGAGTGCACGGCGCATGCAGGCTGCCCTGTCTGCGTTCGGGATCGCTACCGGCATCGCGGCGGTGGTGCTGCTCGTCTCCATCGTGTCGGGCATTCACCGCATGGCGCTGCAGCAAATCAATGCGGCCGGTGCCAACGTGGTGTCGGTGTTCGCGCAGGAAGACCCAGCCAACACCGAGCCCGACTCCGCACAGATCGTCCTCTACGCCAGTGATGCCGAGGCGGTGCTTCGGGCAAGCCCGTACTATGACCTGGCGGTGGCTCTGAATGGCACGAACGCCACGGTGCGCGGAGTGGCGGTGCAAGACCGCAACTTCGTCATGAATCAGGCGACGGGGCAGTTTGTGCAGATGCGCGGCCCGCGCGCGTACTCCGCGCAGATTCGTGGCATCACCGACGGCGGCTTTGAGGTTCTGGGATTGCGGCTGGCCAACGGCCGACTGCCAACGCCGCTGGAGTTCACCGACGGCGCACGCCTGGTGGTGCTGGGCCCGGCCGCAGCCGAGCAGGTGTTTGGAAAAACGGACCCTGTGGGCCAGAACGTGATCCTCGGCGATTGGCCGTTCCGTGTCATCGGCGTACTGGCGTGGCTGGGCGAACCCACGGGGGAATTCAGGAACTTCAACGACCGGATGATGTACATGCCGTTTCAAACGGTGGCCTCGGTCTTCCGTGGCAACCAGGTGGCCACTCAGCTCTCCCTTCGCGTCAAGACACCAGGTACCGAGGCCGCCGCTGTGGCCGACGTCCGTGGCCTGCTCACCAGGCGAGCCGCGTTGCTTGGCAAGACGAGCGGTCACTATGAGTTCCGGAATGCGGCCGAGCGTATGGCGGAGTTCACACTCGTGGTGAACGGACTCAAGCTGGCTGTGGGGCTGGTCGGCGGCATCGGGCTCTTCGTCGGCGCCGTCGGCGTGGCGAATGTCCTGCTCGTCTCGGTGCGTGAACGCACGCAGGAAATTGGCGTGCGACGGGCCATCGGCGCCAGGAAGCAGGATGTCTTCCTTGGCTTCCTGGTTGAGGCCCTCGCACTTACCGTAGGCGGTGGAGCCATTGGGATCCTGATGGCGTGGCTGCTCACACAAGTCGCACGCCTCTTCCCCATTCCCCAGGGCGCCGAGCCACACATCTCCGTGTTCACCGCATTTGTCGCGGTGAGCCTCCTCGCGCTCGTGGGCATCATCGCCGGAGTGGGCCCCGCCCGCCGGGCCGCGGCAATCGATCCAGCAGAGGCGATCAGAGCCGACTAG
- a CDS encoding efflux RND transporter periplasmic adaptor subunit, which produces MSKLRRLFRLRNIVGLLIVAGAAIGWRFAFQSAVPVAETGSKEHTVATATIEDLLLVNGLVKPAVTIDLRAEASGLVEAVFVKDGDRVKAGQELIRLDSRVAHTAVQEADANLKQAEMQQAAAEIDLDEDTLALRRKTRDRTKELLAKGLVASSELETRELEVRVSERALERARRNMDTNRARIEQLKAAVERAQAQLQHTIVRSPLDAWVIRRHVEVGSGVAGVAQSSTGGTIVVTLGDARQASLQAKVTAADARRLKTGLATRLKLDTEPDKVRNGRVQSVAAAGEQDTATRLTTFPVIIEVEVDPNSSWINIPAQAEIVIGQRPEVLVVPDGCLRTTPGGQPQAFIKSGSGPPTSVTVELGTVEKDRVEVKKGLTAGQVILCR; this is translated from the coding sequence ATGTCAAAACTGCGACGACTCTTCAGACTCCGCAATATCGTTGGCCTGCTGATCGTCGCGGGCGCAGCCATCGGCTGGCGCTTTGCGTTTCAGTCTGCCGTGCCGGTTGCCGAAACTGGAAGCAAGGAACACACGGTGGCGACGGCCACGATCGAAGATCTGCTGCTGGTGAACGGTCTGGTCAAGCCGGCGGTGACCATCGACCTGCGCGCCGAAGCGTCGGGTCTGGTGGAAGCGGTGTTCGTGAAGGACGGCGACCGCGTCAAGGCGGGCCAGGAGTTGATTCGCCTGGATTCCCGCGTGGCACACACCGCGGTGCAGGAAGCGGACGCCAATCTCAAGCAGGCCGAGATGCAGCAGGCCGCCGCGGAAATCGACCTGGATGAAGACACGCTGGCGCTGCGCCGCAAGACGCGGGACCGCACGAAGGAACTGCTGGCCAAGGGCCTGGTCGCGAGCAGCGAGTTGGAAACACGGGAGCTCGAAGTCAGGGTGTCGGAGCGGGCGTTGGAACGGGCGCGGCGCAACATGGACACCAACCGCGCGCGCATCGAACAACTCAAGGCGGCCGTCGAACGCGCGCAAGCGCAGTTGCAGCACACGATTGTGCGCTCGCCCCTCGACGCCTGGGTCATCCGGCGCCATGTCGAAGTGGGATCGGGTGTTGCCGGTGTGGCGCAGTCGTCCACGGGCGGCACGATCGTTGTGACGCTCGGCGATGCGCGGCAGGCCTCACTGCAGGCCAAGGTCACCGCGGCCGACGCGCGTCGCCTGAAGACGGGCCTGGCGACGCGGCTCAAACTCGACACCGAACCCGACAAGGTTCGCAATGGGCGCGTGCAGTCGGTGGCCGCCGCGGGCGAACAGGACACCGCAACGAGACTCACGACGTTCCCGGTCATCATCGAAGTGGAAGTGGATCCCAACTCGTCGTGGATCAACATTCCGGCCCAGGCTGAAATTGTCATCGGCCAGCGGCCGGAGGTGCTGGTGGTGCCCGACGGCTGCCTGCGCACGACGCCAGGCGGCCAGCCCCAGGCGTTCATCAAATCAGGGTCGGGCCCCCCGACGAGCGTGACCGTTGAACTGGGCACGGTCGAGAAGGATCGGGTGGAAGTGAAGAAGGGCCTGACGGCCGGGCAGGTCATTCTGTGCCGCTGA
- the infA gene encoding translation initiation factor IF-1, with translation MGGSPVEVEGTVLAVLPRALYRVAIEGGREVQAHALSGPRANFIRLIVGDRVMVALAPKDHTRGRVIRRLPKGR, from the coding sequence ATGGGCGGGTCCCCGGTTGAGGTGGAAGGTACGGTGCTGGCGGTGTTGCCGCGGGCGTTGTATCGGGTGGCGATTGAAGGGGGACGTGAGGTGCAGGCACATGCGTTGTCTGGGCCCCGCGCCAACTTCATCCGGTTGATTGTCGGGGATCGCGTGATGGTGGCGCTGGCGCCGAAGGATCACACGCGGGGCCGGGTCATCAGGCGGTTGCCGAAAGGCAGATGA